A single window of Culicoides brevitarsis isolate CSIRO-B50_1 chromosome 3, AGI_CSIRO_Cbre_v1, whole genome shotgun sequence DNA harbors:
- the LOC134834187 gene encoding zinc finger protein 37-like, which produces MKKYCRICFKNSEYLQDLNPFLPILRILVNTKLPREESSKICKSCANGLILSNLFRAKVIESNAKYREFINEKSVALEVAKRNNDGDDERMSDVDNEMHVEFLDDSLFDSGDEAKSETSQNKKTHKVKGNVKQELIEDARNDDILCFMCSQKAKMTNNISPFKTTLKKIISIENNVMKSTEKLCDTCLVDLKALKTFFTKREALKPQKFNKNCCQFCSIKDARLLSTSKSSLALFKSLPQTQNYDPRNRQIGKTCENCIQVLNQIKCLRDNYSTKRNPVSKKLKSSFSDQKQKLIEMIKNEVITEYKPKPKLNVTQRTDKKQKVELNITPIDVSSCEDPKKELISRILADMSGSLSTESNDKMPQRHVDSLKKTPKIKIRAKSRYKIPDPDKPIPDDYQCHMSDFEELDSDSEMPPIHFRAPLNAPFTPIFFKCTECTAKFVNSYELEAHIDCSHRTTTNVCDICQKEFRDIPFTKAHKLRVHYVHFSTFDYKSQCEICGILTKRIDDHLVQHLGTRPYHCEHCNYAGKTKFGLQSHISAIHLGEKKHKCKYCGKGFNYSADRGRHEIAVHTKQFKYVCKFCGKCCLKKNFLTAHVKSHHPDEDCEL; this is translated from the exons atgaagaaatattgtcgaatttgtttcaaaaattccgAGTATCTGCAAGATTTGAATCCCTTTTTGCCCATTTTACGTATTTTGGTGAACACAAAG ttaccGCGGGAAGAGTCCAGCAAAATCTGCAAATCTTGTGCCAACGGATTAATTTTATCGAATCTTTTCCGTGCAAAAGTAATCGAAAGTAATGCAAAATACCGAGAATTCATCAATGAAAAGTCGGTTGCACTGGAAGTGGCCAAAAGAAATAATGATGGAGACGATGAGCGAATGTCCGACGTTGACAATGAAATGCATGTTGAATTCTTGGATGATTCTCTATTCGACTCTGGTGATGAGGCAAAATCGGAAacttctcaaaataaaaaaacgcatAAAGTAAAAGGAAATGTAAAACAAGAGTTGATAGAAGATGCTCGAAATGATGATATACTTTGTTTTATGTGCTCCCAGAAagcaaaaatgacaaacaatATTTCTCCATTTAAGACaactttgaagaaaattatttctattgaGAATAATGTGATGAAGAGTACAGAAAAGCTTTGTGATACATGTTTAGTTGACTTGAAAGctttaaaaacgttttttacAAAGCGCGAAGCCTTAAAGCCAcagaaattcaacaaaaattgctgTCAATTCTGTTCAATCAAAGATGCACGTCTTCTAAGTACATCCAAAAGCTCACTTGCACTTTTCAAATCATTGCCACAAACTCAAAATTACGATCCGAGGAATCGGCAAATTGGAAagacatgtgaaaattgcattcAAGTACTAAaccaaataaaatgtttgagaGATAATTATTCCACAAAAAGAAATCCagtgtcgaaaaaattaaaaagttcgtTTAgtgatcaaaaacaaaaattaatcgaaatgattaaaaatgaggtAATAACAGAATATAAGCCAAAACCAAAACTTAATGTAACGCAACGAACAGACAAGAAGCAAAAAGTAGAATTGAACATAACACCAATTGATGTGAGTTCGTGCGAAGATCCTAAAAAAGAACTTATATCTCGAATTCTAGCAGACATGTCAGGATCTTTGAGTACTGAAAGTAATGACAAAATGCCACAAAGACACGTggattctcttaaaaaaactcCGAAAATAAAGATTCGTGCGAAATCTCGTTATAAAATTCCTGATCCGGATAAACCAATTCCCGACGACTATCAGTGTCACATGAGTGACTTTGAAGAGCTAGACTCAGACTCAGAAATGCCTCCAATTCATTTCCGTGCACCGTTAAATGCTCCGTTTACaccaattttctttaaatgtaCCGAATGCACTGCAAAATTCGTAAATTCCTATGAATTAGAAGCTCATATTGATTGTAGTCACAGAACGACAACCAACGTGTGTGACATTTGCCAAAAGGAGTTTAGGGATATTCCCTTTACCAAGGCACACAAATTAAGAGTGCACTATGTTCACTTTTCAACATTCGACTACAAAAGTCAGTGTGAAATTTGTGGCATTTTAACGAAAAGGATTGATGACCATTTGGTGCAACATTTGGGGACACGGCCATACCACTGTGAACATTGCAATTATGCGGGAAAAACCAAATTCGGATTGCAAAGTCACATTAGTGCGATTCATTTGGGTGAAAAAAAGCACA
- the LOC134833999 gene encoding uncharacterized protein LOC134833999, translating to MTDFDGLCRLCLKPSSTKMVNVSHFDELIKQIARLRLVKHPMIPHKLCSTCSGIIIAAGMLRINAVESNRFFLEYLESKQEKPFTEEEVLEWEAELEFEEKQQEKKDDQILAQDITDDIEMTLVGELQDSDDTKDGGFMITEYDINGCETNSGYFIIGGDANADNNVITQAKIAEIENMEPNIQQQNKEKTIPMPPPSKNCRLCLVQCTYLPEENGMQYMKSMVRKIMTMKKFVSSPNASVPDRLCDDCMGKLLIASDIADKSKAAYEFFHPKISAAKAPSFSSTLCFVCLTEFDDENEITIMTTTIESYFHLIASRNSAFKKEMDIKKQICLKCVHDLELTNTIRYKNWKTEKVLELQFGVVKTKCTGQERPMWIWDENSDSDDEETRDFTSCYLNPPLPLVVDCQYCMQQFTSESKLRTHLIDAHVPVSPECLQCGLKLANERGARLHYMSVHMRFVEAICDICGKTYHSANKLNKHRLIHFDDRNVACTMCEAKFKRRDNLKIHMRVHSGFKPFKCSYCSKCYAHHTDLKRHTFSHTGQHPFICKYCKSGFCKKAELKEHEEQHNPFDPNRKLKAKSNNIHDK from the exons ATGACGGACTTTGATGGCCTTTGTCGATTATGTTTGAAACCGAGCTCCACAAAGATGGTAAACGTATCACATTTCGACGAGCTAATCAAACAAATTGCCCGATTAAGA ttagtgAAACATCCGATGATTCCACACAAGTTATGCTCTACTTGTTCCGGCATTATAATTGCTGCTGGCATGCTGCGGATTAATGCTGTGGAATCAAATCGCTTCTTTCTGGAATATTTGGAATCGAAACAAGAAAAACCTTTCACAGAAGAAGAAGTTCTGGAATGGGAAGCGGAACTGgaattcgaagaaaaacaacaagaaaaaaaggatgaCCAAATATTGGCACAAGATATTACGGATGACATCGAAATGACTTTAGTTGGGGAATTACAGGATAGCGACGACACGAAAGATGGTGGTTTTATGATAACAGAATACGATATCAATGGATGCGAAACAAACTCTGGCTACTTCATTATTGGAGGAGATGCTAATGCAGATAATAATGTTATAACACAGGCGAAAATTGcggaaattgaaaatatggAGCCTAATATTCAGCAgcaaaacaaggaaaaaacgATTCCAATGCCACCGCCTTCGAAAAACTGTCGTCTTTGTCTCGTACAATGTACCTATTTGCCAGAGGAGAACGGAATGCAATATATGAAATCTATGGTTCGAAAAATAATGACGATGAAAAAGTTTGTGAGCAGTCCAAATGCCAGTGTTCCCGATCGATTATGTGACGATTGCATGGGAAAACTGTTGATAGCTAGCGACATCGCAGATAAATCAAAAGCTGCATACGAATTCTTTCATCCCAAAATCTCTGCAGCTAAGGCGCCATCTTTTTCCTCGACTCTTTGTTTCGTTTGTCTCACTGAATTTGATGACGAAAACGAGATTACAATTATGACTACAACCATTGAGTCCTATTTTCATCTTATCGCTTCCCGAAACTCTGCATTCAAAAAAGAGATGGACATCAAAAAACAGATTTGTCTAAAGTGTGTGCACGACCTTGAATTAACAAACACTATTCGATACAAGAATTGGAAGACTGAAAAGGTTTTGGAACTGCAGTTTGGCGTAGTCAAAACCAAATGTACCGGTCAAGAACGCCCAATGTGGATTTGGGACGAAAATAGTGATTCTGATGACGAAGAGACTAGGGATTTTACGAGTTGTTATTTGAATCCGCCGTTGCCACTAGTTGTAGACTGTCAGTATTGCATGCAACAATTTACAAGTGAATCAAAACTCAGAACACATTTGATAGATGCTCACGTACCAGTTAGTCCGGAATGTCTGCAATGTGGCCTAAAGCTCGCGAACGAACGAGGTGCAAGATTGCACTACATGAGTGTTCACATGCGCTTCGTTGAGGCAATTTGTGACATCTGTGGCAAGACGTATCACTCCGCGAACAAATTAAACAAGCATCGACTAATTCATTTTGATGATAGAAATGTAGCGTGCACAATGTGTGAAGCGAAATTCAAACGGAGAGACAACTTGAAAATTCACATGAGAGTTCATTCAGGTTTCAAGCCCTTCAAGTGCAGTTATTGCTCAAAATGCTATGCCCATCACACAGACCTAAAACGTCACACATTTTCCCACACAGGACAACATCCCTTTATTTGCAAGTATTGTAAAAGCGGATTTTGTAAAAAGGCTGAATTAAAAGAGCACGAGGAGCAACATAATCCCTTCGATCCAAATAGAAAGTTGAAAGCGAAATCAAATAATATTCATGATAAGTAA